In the Naumovozyma dairenensis CBS 421 chromosome 4, complete genome genome, one interval contains:
- the CDC8 gene encoding bifunctional thymidylate/uridylate kinase (similar to Saccharomyces cerevisiae CDC8 (YJR057W); ancestral locus Anc_1.504) → MGRGKLILVEGLDRTGKTTQTTLLLKKLSSQDAKLIKFPDRTTPIGKLIDNYLTDKEFHLPDQAVHLLFSANRWEVADSIKQLLLEGKIVILDRYVYSGIAYSAAKNIPGMDLKWCLQPDKGLLKPDLTIFLTNDNDNDDKKGFGEERYENVQFQKEVKNQFIKVFSELDSIDKESETLKIVNVTNKSIIQVEEEIWSFVQPVVLNENCHSDTFSYF, encoded by the coding sequence ATGGGTAGGGGTAAGTTGATCCTAGTTGAAGGTCTAGATAGAACTGGTAAAACAACTCAAACAACACTCTTGCTGAAAAAACTATCTTCACAAGATgcaaaattaattaaattcCCAGATAGAACCACACCAATCGgaaaattaattgataacTATTTAACCGATAAAGAATTCCATCTACCTGACCAGGCTGtccatttattattctctGCTAATAGATGGGAAGTTGCTGATTCCATTAAACAATTACTTTTAGAAGGAAAAATTGTCATCTTGGATCGTTATGTTTATTCCGGTATTGCCTATTCTGCAGCTAAGAACATACCAGGAATGGATTTAAAATGGTGCTTGCAACCAGATAAAGGTCTGTTGAAACCAGATTTAACTATCTTTTTAACGaacgataatgataacgATGATAAAAAGGGATTTGGTGAAGAACGATATGAAAATGTTCAATTCCAAAAAGAAGTGAAAAATCAGTTTATTAAAGTATTTTCCGAATTAGATTCAATAGACAAAGAGTCAGAGACTTTGAAAATTGTTAATGTTACGAATAAATCAATCATTCAAGTTGAAGAGGAGATTTGGTCGTTTGTTCAACCGGTCGTCTTGAATGAGAATTGCCATAGTGATACATTCTCGTATTTCTAA